The Rhodoferax ferrireducens T118 DNA segment GTATTTGCTTGAGCGCGTCGTCGTCATAGACGTCGGGCAGGTTGAGCAGTCGTCGGCTAAAGGCAACGTAACCGGCAATACTTTGGGGCGTGATCGGCAACTTGAGGTCCCGGCTGCTGTTGAGCCCGGTCTTGACCTTGGAGACAATGGCACTCTGGTCCTCATTGACGGCATAAAGAGTCAGACGGTCGGCATTGAACAGTTTGCAGATATCCTGGCTCGCCTCCAGCATGATCTGCTCCAGATTCTCGGTTTCGTGGATCCGGGTGGTAACCTGTTGCAACTGCTTGTAAAACAGGGCTTCAAACAGCATGCCCCGTTTCTCGCTGGGCAGCTTTTGTGATTCAAAAAAAACCTGCTCGGAATTTCTCTCGCCACTGACCGGTTTAATCACGGCGCTCATAACTCAAACTCCTGCCCGGCGCGCAACCAGCGAATATCGTGCGTCACATGGGGTCCATTGGCCAAGGTCTGATCAAAACGCTGAATCTCGGCCATGATCAACTCGGTTTCCGCGGGCTTGGTGTGGGTGATGTAAATAGGATAAGCAGCGCCGGGCGCGATGCAGTCCAGTTCGTCGGCCAGTACGTGGGGTGACAGGTGCAGGCTGCGTTGTGCCAAGTCTTTTTCGCGGTTGCTGAAGGCGGTTTCGATCACCAGCATCGCCACATTGAGTTGGTTGAGCCGGTCCCAGAATGCCGGGTTGCGTTCGGTGTCACCGGTGAACACCCAGCAGCCGTTTCCTGCGGTAACGGCAAAACCCACAGCGGGGACGGTGTGCACCGCAGGCAAAACCTCCACCAGCTTGCGCCCGAATTGCAGGGTCTGGCCCACCTGGATTTCATGAAAACTGACAAAGGGCGCCTCTGGCGTTGGAAGGCGAGCGAAATCGGGCCAGATGACATCATTAAAAATATGTTTTTCCAAGGCGGCGATGGTGCCAGCGAGTGCATGAATCTGCACTGGCGTCGTGCGCCGGGCGGCAATCGCGTCCACCATCAAGGGCAGGGCAAGCACGTGGTCCAGGTGCGAGTGCGTGAGCAAGACGTGCTCAATGCCGCTCATTTCATCCGGCGTGAGGTCACCGACCCCGGTGCCGGCGTCAATCAACACGTCCCCATCGATCAGGAATGACGTGGTTCGACAATCCTTTGAGATCGCGCCTGAACAGCCCAGTACACGTACTTTCATGCCGAATGCTTTGAAAAATATCCCATAACGCCTCGCTGTACGTGATCTTGACCCGTCAGGCCGGACCGCAAGCCTGGCCTGTCATCGGCCAGCTCAAGCCTGAACAAACTGCATTTGGGTCCCGGCCAGCTCAATCAGATCGCCATTTTTCAAGGCCACCTGCTCTGCCCCGACGGGCGCCCCGTTGAGGGTCGGGTTGCCCGCCCCTTCAACGTGATGCACGACAAAACCACGCTGGCGTCGGGTGATCGCGGCAACGGCGACACCCGGCTTGCCGATCGTGGTGACTACTTTGGTCAAGGGCACTTCACGGCCGGCCGCAGCCCCTGACAAGACCTTGATTGCGGCGCCCGGCGGCTCGGCA contains these protein-coding regions:
- a CDS encoding 3',5'-cyclic-nucleotide phosphodiesterase; its protein translation is MKVRVLGCSGAISKDCRTTSFLIDGDVLIDAGTGVGDLTPDEMSGIEHVLLTHSHLDHVLALPLMVDAIAARRTTPVQIHALAGTIAALEKHIFNDVIWPDFARLPTPEAPFVSFHEIQVGQTLQFGRKLVEVLPAVHTVPAVGFAVTAGNGCWVFTGDTERNPAFWDRLNQLNVAMLVIETAFSNREKDLAQRSLHLSPHVLADELDCIAPGAAYPIYITHTKPAETELIMAEIQRFDQTLANGPHVTHDIRWLRAGQEFEL